In Cygnus atratus isolate AKBS03 ecotype Queensland, Australia chromosome 14, CAtr_DNAZoo_HiC_assembly, whole genome shotgun sequence, the DNA window ACAGCGCCGTGCCCGCCCGGTGCCCGCCCGGTGCCCGCCCGAGCCGGGCCCGTGCtgtggaggtggaggtggaggtggtggcggcggcgcggggcctgCCGGCGCTGCGGGGTGTCTGAGCGCCGCCCTCCCCGTCGCCCCGCAGGTGAGCCGTTCTCCAACCCGCTGGCCCCCGACGGGCACGACGTGGACGACTCGCACTCCTTCCACCAGTGAGCGCTGCGCGGGGCTGGCGGCCgtgggctgggagggggggggggggttatcCCGGGGCTGCGGACCCCGGGGCTCTGAGGCCGCCTCTTGCAGCCGGAGGCCGGGAGCGCCCCGCGGGGCCCTGAACCTGGCGCCGCGGCTCCTCAGAAGCGCTCGGGCCGCTGCAGCTCGCTGGGAGGGGGGCAGTTGTTGTTCTCGCTGTTCCTTGCAGGTCCAAGCTGACCAATGAAGACTTTCGGAAGCTTCTCATGACCCCGCGGGCTGCGCCAACGTCGGCGCCGCCATCCAAATCTCGCCACCATGAGTGAGTAGAGCGTGCTTCACAGAACCGTGGGGCAAAGCACGGCCTTCTTCCCTCTGGGGTTCTGCTCCCATCTGACTTACTCCACTGCAGAGTACGAGGGGGAGAACTTAAAGGCCTATGCTAATAAGCATACAGATGGGGCCTGAAGAGCAGACCTCCACCTTGGTTTGTGCTGGGGTCCGTGTAGGCTGTACACGTATGTTATTGGGGTTAACTGGAGAAACGAGTGGGTCGGGACTGTTGTAAATAACAGAGTGAATCTTGTCTGGTTGTTAGGACGCTTCATGCAGGTTTTAAGAAGCAGATTAGGTTCTTCTGTGCAAACCTATGCTTTGCCCTCCTCTATCTACTGGAAGAGTGGAATTAGGGAGAAATTGGACTGTACTGTTCCCGTCTTTGGGTATCGTGGTGTCCGGCTATGTCTGAGTAACTGTTCTGACAAGCTGCCTGTGTTTGTCCAGCTGTGCAGATTGTATGTGTGGTTTCTCACTCTGTTCCAGGATGCCCCGGGAGTACAATGAAGATGAAGATCCAGCTGCTcgcagaaggaagaagaaaaggtaaatgTTGAAAGTGATGCGTCAGAACCTGTCTTTTGATGTTATATCCTTCTCACGGAAGCAGCTGTTGAGCTTTTGGGCTACCAAAGAGGACCCTTAGCAGCCTGGATTATTCTGGGGCTTTGGAGCCAAGCAGTGTGCGGTGAGGTCAGGCTGAGTGACTGTTACAGCTTGTGGAACAGAAGTGGAGTGGCAGCGGCAGGGTGGGGTTGAAGCTTTGCCTCCAGAAGAGGTGGGAGAGGCTCCTTTGGTGTCTAGCGGGGCAGAAGAGTGCTAGGACATCCGCACTAGCGACTGGGTCCTTTAGGATCTAAGACGTTTTCCTTTTGGAAGGGAAGGCTGAGCTCATTGTTAAGCCTCGGTACAACAGCTTCTTCTTGTCTGGTGTTCTTGAGGCATGTTGTGTCCCACAGTGCTTTAGTATGTTTTTGGGGAAGGGGTAGGGAGTGGAACAGGCATGCGTTGGGCTTTAGTGGCTGTTGCCTGAGCAGCACATCAAATGTGAACGTGTCACTCTAACCATGAGCTGTTTCTCTAACCCCAGCTATTACGCAAAGCTGCGCCAGCAGGAAATAGAACGCGAAAGAGAGCTGGCTGAGAAGTACAGGGACCGAGCCAAGGAGAGAAGAGATGGTGTGAACAAGGACTATGAGGAGACAGAGCTGATCAGCACAACTGCCAACTACAGGGCTGTGGGGCCCACTGCAGAGGCGTATGTGAGCTTGTGGCACATCCTTCTCTTGCCAGTCTGCTCCAGAGTGGTCATCTCATAACAGTCTCAATTCTTGTTGTACAGGGATAAatctgctgcagagaagaggagacagcTGATCCAGGAGTCCAAGTTCTTGGGTGGTGACATGGAACACACTCActtggtgaagggtctggacTTTGCGCTGTTGCAGAAGGTGAGCAAGGATAGCACCGTGCTGCTGGGTGGCGGGGAGAGGGTGCTAGTCTCAACTTAGAAATGATTCAGCGTTGTCAGTGTGTTCCTGgaatgcattttcctttcagggAAAGATTTATATAAGTCTGGGGAGCTGATGGGAGAGGCCTCGCTGGTTTTGTTGGGCAGCAGTGGCGTGGATTGGTTTGTAATGTGTGAATTTACTTTGTGGCCAGGTGCGGGCTGAGATTGCcagcaaagagaaggaagaggaggaaatgatGGAGAAGCCCCAGAAAGAAACTAAGTGAGTAGCTGAGGATTTTGCACTCCTGAGTGCAGCCACCTCGCAGACAGGAAGATGCAGAGGAGGCATACACTTAgcttacttttgtttctttttttgctccttttcagaaaagatgaagatCCTGAGAACAAAATTGAGTTTAAGACCCGCTTAGGTAAGACTGCATGTGGCTGTTCCCCACGTTATTTGTGTTGTGTCATGAATGTGGGAGAAATACTGAAGTCATTGAAGGGGGGCATCTGGAGCGTAGCAGTTCTGAATTTGAGGTCTGGAGTGCCTTTCTTAGGAGGCGATTCTGATGTTTTTGATCAGCTGTGTGTGCTTCTCTACGGTCTTGTCCATTGCTTTCTTAAGAGCATCTCCCCCTTGcatttccttcccctccaggTCGCAACATCTACCGCATTCTGTTCAAGAACAAAGCCTACGAGCGGAATGAGCTGTTCCTGCCAGGGCGGATGGCCTACGTGGTAGATCTGGACGATGAGTATGCTGACACTGATATCCCAACCACGCTGATCCGGAGCAAGGCTGACTGCCCCACCATGGAGGTACCCTGACAGCACTGGTTTGGATCAGCCAGTGCAAGTCTTGCCAGGAGGGGTTCCCCCTTTAAAGAGTCCGCCAATTCCTTGGGCGTTTCTCTTTCAGGCGCAAACTACGCTAACAACAAATGACATTGTCATCAGCAAGCTAACACAGATCCTCTCCTATCTCAGGCAAGGGACCCGTAACAAGAAGCTcaagaagaaagacaaaggtgGGTGCTGAAGGGAGCTAAGTGGAGAGGCTCAGAAGCTTGAAGCCTGCTTGAAGCCTGTCCCAAGAGAATGAGATGCATTTTGGTTTGCTGCGTTCCCTACACCCTGAGGCAGGGGACCTGGAGGACGGTGATCTCCTATGGTTCCCCAAGCACTGCATCCTGAAGGCAGGCTGTGACAGGCGGGATCACAGCAGGCTGGATGCTGAGAAACTacagctgcaggggtggctctTGCTGCTCTGTTCTTCCTGGTTAAGGACCAGTTCCTTGGGGAAATGTTCTCGGTCGGGGTGGGACTTGGTGGCTTGCCGAGGGAATGAGACAATGCGGTGGCCTAAGAGGAAGCTGGGAGGACATCCTCCAGGCCTGCTGCTGTTTGGGCTTGGAAGGTGGACTTGGGGACTGGGAACGAGTGTGGGCTGGGTGTGGAGTGATGTGCATCTCACTGCTGTTGTGTCCTTGCAGGGAAGCTGGATGAGAAGAAACCCCCTGAAGCTGATATGAAGTAAGTGCCCCCCTGTTCCCACAGGCTGTGGGGTCAAAGCTGTCTGTCCTAAGGAATGTGTTTTTGGCTGACTGTGTTCAGAGAGGGCTTGGCTTAGTGCCTCTGGAGCAGGCTGCCTCTTTGGACCTGCTGTTTGAGCTATTTTTAGGACAAGGTGGCCAAGGCTGGAGGCAAGTTCtggtttttatttcagacttgAGACAGGCAAAGGTTCTCTGTTGTCCTGATCAATAAGAAGGAAGTCCAGgcagcagaagagagcagaaataCAGTGATACATCTGACAGATGTAGAAGCCAGTACTAGAGGGCATCCTTAGCTCTGTGGCCGTGTTGGTGACACGTGCTCCTTTACTAGGCTTCATTTCAAAGGGAGGCAGTGTTGGCTTCTCTTGCACAACGTGTAAATGCGGGCTCTTTTCCACTTCTAGTATCTTTGAAGACATTGGGGATTATGTGCCCTCCACTGCAAAGATGCCACGGGATAAGGAACGGGAGAGATATCGTGAGAGAGAGCGTGACAGGGACCGGGAGCGTGACAGGGACCGGGATAGGGACCGGGACAGGGACCGGGAGCGTGATCgtgaggaggaaaagaagagacacAGCTACTTTGAGAAGCCCAAGGCTGATGATGAGGTGAGTGCGTGGTGAGTGCAGCTTTGGGGTTGGTGTGGTTATGTTCCCAGATGTGCCTACGCTCAGCTCATGTTTAGCTCTCTCCAGCCAGGGGCTGGTGGGTGGCTGGGTGCTTGTCCTCTCCTTCAGCAAGTAAGGCAAGACTGTCACAAGCTGGTAGCTTTTATGGTTCAGCTCTGTGCACGTATGTTTGCTCCAAACAGTCTTAAAGTGAAGCTGCAAGTCGCACAGCTCTGTCACTTGCCTGATTTCAGCCCTCCCAGGTGACATggtctctctccctcttctttgcAGCCCACGGATATTGACAAAGGTGAGTCAAGTGGCGTGGACGCTTGAATGAGACTGGACATTTCAGTGAGGCCGTatggggctgcaggctgctgaaCAGCCGCTTGCCTCGCTGGTCTTCTTGAGCTCGATTCTCCCAGAGACTGCTGCAACAGAGGGAATTGCCTGCTGTGAGGGATGGGTATGGGGGTGAAG includes these proteins:
- the IK gene encoding protein Red — its product is MPERDGEPFSNPLAPDGHDVDDSHSFHQSKLTNEDFRKLLMTPRAAPTSAPPSKSRHHEMPREYNEDEDPAARRRKKKSYYAKLRQQEIERERELAEKYRDRAKERRDGVNKDYEETELISTTANYRAVGPTAEADKSAAEKRRQLIQESKFLGGDMEHTHLVKGLDFALLQKVRAEIASKEKEEEEMMEKPQKETKKDEDPENKIEFKTRLGRNIYRILFKNKAYERNELFLPGRMAYVVDLDDEYADTDIPTTLIRSKADCPTMEAQTTLTTNDIVISKLTQILSYLRQGTRNKKLKKKDKGKLDEKKPPEADMNIFEDIGDYVPSTAKMPRDKERERYRERERDRDRERDRDRDRDRDRDRERDREEEKKRHSYFEKPKADDEPTDIDKGPGSAKELIKSINEKFAGAAGWEGTESLKKPEDKKQLGDFFGMSNSYAECYPATMDDMAVDSDEEVDYSKMDQGNKKGPLGRWDFDTQEEYSEYMNNKEALPKAAFQYGIKMSEGRKTRRFKETNDKAELDRQWKKISAIIEKRKKLEADGVEVKRPKY